Genomic segment of Apus apus isolate bApuApu2 chromosome 9, bApuApu2.pri.cur, whole genome shotgun sequence:
TGGTCTTTCCTGGAAGGAGGGTGCCCAGGTGTCACGCAAGCTGAGGGCACCCATCTTGCAGGCATTGCTTGGGCAGACACAGAGGCAGGTTAGCCCTGAGGCATGGAGGCAGGAAGGAGCATCCCCCCATTCCTCAGCTCACCATACCCATGTCCCACCCCAATTTGGGGTCAATCACCCCAGGGAGCATTTAGGTGCATaccctgggtgctgcaggctggaCCACGCTCCCCTCAGGGCCCgtgtggtggggggggggggccgggcaCCCGCAGGTGGGTCAGGTGCTGCCCGTCCCTGCCCCCTCCAAAGGATGTGCCGCTTTCCGCATCTCCAGCTCCCATTGCCATAGCAACAGGCTCGGTGCTTGGGTACCCGCCATGCCGGCTCCTGCATCCCGCACTCCCATCCTGCCCGCTGCCCTTGCCACCgagcccaggtgctgctggcacagcgAGGCCGGCACGGCGCAGCGCGGTGTTTCAGGAGCTGTAGCAGTGGGTGATGGGTGAACTCCAGCATCGTGTCAGCATCCTGGGGCAGGGTCCTGCTCAGGCCCAACCAAGAGGGTTGGGGGGACCCAGGGAACCCTTTCTCCTTCTGAGCCATCAGAAAATCATCTCAGTTGAaactttttcctctgcagggtggggaacagaaaaaaaacagaaatacttcatGGGGTCAGTTTTTGGCTGGGAAGCTTCTGAGCAGGGTTCAGTTTCAAAGGGTTCccagcaggaaaggagaaaaatgggaTTATTCctaaagcagcagagaagctggtgtgtgctggggccagtgtcctgcctgctgccggcagcaggagggcaggcacTGCTGAACTGTGTGCCCACCTGCCTGCGGCTTGTAAGGAATGGGGAGCTGAGGCTGGTGTAACTTGCTGCACATGTGATGGTGAGTGCAAGTGCTCTGCTGGGGGAAGCCCTGCCTATAGAAATGTCACCATAGGGCAAAACTGGGctaaggaagggaaaggggtcCATTCACCTCTGCTTGCCTCCCCGGTGGGTGCTCTATGCTAGCCCTGGCTACTTAATGAATCATTAATGATCCACAAATGAAGGCCGGAGGAGTCAGTTTGTGGCTGCCCTGGGTGGCCTGAGCCTGGGCAGAACATCTGGACACCACAGCAATGGTTGCACGTTGGTGTGGCTGGGCATGTGGTGGcttgcagcagccagggagcaATAGCAGCCGCTGTGCTTCGTCAGGTCTTACATTAATTAGCGCGGCTCAGGGGGGGTTGGTGTGGCTCCAGGGGGGCTGGTGGTGCCAGGGTGCTCAtggcctctccctgccctgccagcaccgGGCTCTGCGATGCCGTTTGGCTGCGTGACGCTGGGAGACAAGAAAGATTATAACCAGCCGTCCGAGGTGACCGACAGATATGACCTGGGCCAGGTCATCAAAACGTGAGTTGGTCCCTCCCCGGCACTGGGGGTGTCCCGGGGACCCCAACCACTGGGTGCCCCAGGCTGAGTGGGACGGTGCTGCCCACAGGGGATTTCAGGGTACCGGTCCctggctgggacaggcagggtgTATTTTGGGGTGTCTGTCCCCTCATTAATCTCCATGGCTGGTACGTGGGGGGATTCACTGCCAGCTCTGACGAGGGCAGTGAGGTtttggctgcagccaggcagctccccatatccctccctcctccctgccaagATCTGCAGGAATTGCAGCAATTCCACACGATCCCAGCTCGCCCGAGCACTTCAGGAAGAagcagggctctgctccagcaaagGAAAGGGCAGATGTAATGGGTGGGGGGGACAGCAGAACGCTGCTGCTTCCCCCCAACTTTTCTTGCCATGCTGGGGGACCCATTAGGAAGTGCTCCACAAAGGCAGCCCTCAGCCCCAGTGAGAGCAGTTTGACCCCGTAACACCTGCCAGAAATTTTTCCATCAGCCACCAAAAGACAGGGGCTGCTTGGCTGTGGGTCTCACCTGGTAGGGTGACGCTGGCACCTTTTTGGGTGCTCTCAGAGCTTCAGTCCATCCTCCCAGAAGCCTGTTCCAAACCCCATGGGTCCCAGCTCCCCTGCACCCGGGACAATGGCCACCAGGATTTTGgcatggctggggcaggggtggggttTGAAAAGCCAAAGGCTTTGTTGGAGTGGTGCTGAGTGCCCCCTGCGAGCTCCCCTGCGGCTCCTGCTGGGCCGATGGGCAGGAGCACCATGAATAATAGAACAGAAATATTGCAGCATCCCCTGGCAACTGGcaccttttcccttctttcttcccgACCGTGGTGCTCGCATCCATGTCAGGAAGTGCTGCTGTTCCACCTCAGCATGAGAGGCTTCACAGGGGgtcccaccccagctcccaTGGGGAGGGGGCTTTTAAATCAGCAGATACTTCCCCTTCCCTATCAATTTGTTTATTCCATATCAAttccttctctctgcctgtTTCTGCTCCCCCCCCGACTCTGGAGGGGTTTTTAGCCAGTTTCCTTCCACCCTTGCGGCATCTCCTCTTGCTGCTGAGATGGGAGGATGTTGGTGGGTCTGGGGACCACCTGAGTGTCCCAAGCTCAGCAGTCCCCTGCGGGGGTGATGGCTGTGGGCACCCTTCCAGGGAGGAGTTCTGCGAAATCTTCCGGGCCAAGGAGAAGACAACGGGGAAGCTGTACACCTGCAAGAAGTTTCTGAAGCGGGATGGGCGGAAAGTGCGGAAGGCGGCCAAAAATGAGATCATCATCCTCAAAAtgtgggtgctggggctggggggactCCCATGCCACCAGGCAAAGCAGGGAGCCCCTgctcacccccccccccctcccgcatCTCTCTGCAGGGTGAAGCACCCCAATATCCTGCAGCTGGTGGATGTCTACATCACCCGCAAGGAGTATTTCATCTTCCTGGAGCTGTAAGTTAGGGGGGCATGGGGGAGGTCTGGctgggggtgtccctgctggggGCGGGGTCTCGGCAGAGCTGCTGTCGGCAGGGCCACCGGCCGGGAGGTCTTCGACTGGATCCTGGACCAGGGTTACTACTCGGAGAAGGACACCAGCAACGTCATCCGGCAGGTGCTGGAGGCTGTCGCCTACCTGCACTCACTCAAAATTGTCCACAGGAATCTCAAGGTGGGTTGTGGGGAGGTTggagcacccatgggtgctggtATGCCCCCCGTCCCGGTGCTCATGGCCCCTGTTCCGGCAGCTGGAGAACCTGGTGTACTATAACCGCCTGAAGAACTCCAAGATTGTCATCAGTGACTTCCACCTGGCCAAGCTGGAGAACGGGCTCATCAAGGAACCCTGCGGCACCCCGGAGTACCTGGGTGGGTGAGAGCCAGCTGGGCAGGCACAGGGCACCCCCTGCTGGGCTCCAAGCATGTCCCTAATGTCCCCTGCCAACCTGCCAGTCCTGGGGGCTCCCATCAGGTCCTTCCTCATGGTCATGGGTGCTCCTGGCAGGTCTCTCCTGCTCCCCATTACCCCAGGGCTGATCCTGGGTGCTCCCGGTGggtccctcctgctccccatcaCCATGGGGGTGAGGGGCTAGGGGTTGAGGACCCTGAGGCAGGGTAGTTCTCCTGTCCCTTGCAGCTCCAGAGGTGGTGGGGCGGCAGCGGTATGGGCGGCCGGTGGACTGCTGGGCCATCGGTGTCATCATGTACATCCTGTGAGTGTGGGATGAGGGTCGGGGTGGCTATGGGGGCCAGGGGCTAGGGGCAAGGCTGAGCCCCCTGttgtcttccccagcctttctGGGAACCCCCCCTTCTATGAGGAGACAGATGAGGAAGACTATGAGAACCATGACAAGAATCTCTTCCGCAAAATCCTGGCTGGGGACTATGAGTTTGACCCACCATACTGGGATGACATCTCGCAGGCAGGTGAGTCCCACTCCAGAGGAGATGCACGGGGTCTCATATTGTCCCCCCT
This window contains:
- the CAMKV gene encoding caM kinase-like vesicle-associated protein; translated protein: MPFGCVTLGDKKDYNQPSEVTDRYDLGQVIKTEEFCEIFRAKEKTTGKLYTCKKFLKRDGRKVRKAAKNEIIILKMVKHPNILQLVDVYITRKEYFIFLELATGREVFDWILDQGYYSEKDTSNVIRQVLEAVAYLHSLKIVHRNLKLENLVYYNRLKNSKIVISDFHLAKLENGLIKEPCGTPEYLAPEVVGRQRYGRPVDCWAIGVIMYILLSGNPPFYEETDEEDYENHDKNLFRKILAGDYEFDPPYWDDISQAAKELVTRLMEVEQDQRITAEEAISHEWISGNAASDKNIKDGVCAQIEKNFARAKWKKAVRVTTLMKRLRAPEQTETASAPATTAATTAATAATETAAPADSSPPPAAAQPPAPATPPATTCNGDGAATDDTATESPGEQTG